In the Pieris napi chromosome 19, ilPieNapi1.2, whole genome shotgun sequence genome, one interval contains:
- the LOC125059406 gene encoding serine protease inhibitor 77Ba-like → MKIIVILTFCFACAYAAPEFSGRARNFSLELLQFTQLETDGHIVISPFGIWTLLTGIALGASGKSKTQISHALFLPRNQKAIINGYANLTETVLDPTSPDVQLASKNFMFLDRDFHIYPEFQSVITNDFNAMIRNLNFKDPSAAAQTANALISNSGAKVSNVLTSDDFTNSRLILTNAITFRGLWQSPFNKTDTSEEKFYNEDNKEIGRVNMMYQRGQLPFSNIKELKSLVMELPYGKEGKYVMLVVLPYPKVKVYDVYQQFQTVTFSDIFTRLQEDVDNYGLEDVDIKLPRFKISTNVVMNGPLIKMGVVDIFDQNKASFERISPESIYVSAIVHKADIEVTESGTVASAETSAYFADRISTPRFNANRPFLYFIMEKATETVIFSGIYSKPSVF, encoded by the coding sequence atgaaaataattgtgATACTGACTTTTTGTTTCGCGTGCGCATACGCCGCTCCAGAATTCAGTGGGAGAGCCAGGAACTTTAGTTTAGAGTTATTGCAATTCACACAGTTGGAGACAGATGGACACATTGTTATTTCGCCGTTCGGTATTTGGACTTTATTAACTGGTATCGCTTTAGGTGCGAGTGGAAAGAGTAAGACGCAAATATCGCACGCCCTATTTTTGCCGAGAAATCAAAAGGCAATAATAAATGGTTACGCAAACTTGACCGAAACCGTGCTGGATCCTACGTCGCCAGATGTGCAGCTCGCAAGCAAGAATTTCATGTTTCTGGATAGAGATTTTCATATTTACCCAGAATTCCAAAGTGTTATTACAAATGACTTTAATGCTATGATAAGGAATCTCAATTTTAAGGACCCAAGTGCAGCCGCACAGACAGCCAACGCTTTAATCAGCAATTCCGGTGCAAAAGTATCCAACGTGCTGACATCAGATGACTTCACAAATTCAAGATTGATTTTGACAAACGCCATAACCTTCAGGGGTCTTTGGCAGTCACCATTCAATAAAACGGACACATCTGAGGAGAAATTCTACAATGAAGACAATAAAGAAATTGGCCGAGTGAACATGATGTATCAGCGAGGCCAACTTCCATTCTCTAATATAAAGGAGTTAAAATCACTGGTTATGGAACTTCCGTACGGGAAAGAGGGGAAATATGTTATGTTAGTTGTCCTGCCGTACCCGAAAGTTAAAGTGTATGATGTGTATCAACAGTTCCAGACTGTAACTTTTTCTGACATCTTTACCAGATTGCAAGAGGACGTAGACAACTATGGTTTAGAAGACGTCGATATAAAGTTGCCCAGGTTCAAAATAAGTACAAATGTTGTTATGAACGGGCCTCTCATTAAGATGGGTGTTGTGGATATATTTGACCAGAACAAGGCTAGTTTTGAACGCATTTCGCCAGAGAGTATATATGTATCTGCCATTGTACATAAAGCTGATATAGAGGTCACAGAATCAGGTACCGTTGCCTCTGCGGAGACTAGCGCATATTTTGCTGATAGGATATCAACCCCACGCTTTAATGCAAATAGGCCtttcttgtactttattatGGAGAAAGCAACAGAAACTGTGATATTTAGCGGCATTTACTCTAAGCCGTCTgtgttttaa